Sequence from the Mycoplasma cottewii genome:
GCGACTGAATTTTTGATATCTCTTATTTCATCGACACCATTATTTGAAGCTGCATCAATTTCAATAATATCTGAACTTCTATTTTCATTGGCCATTATACAATTAGAGCATTTATCGCAAGCTTTAGATTCAATTAAATTTAAACAGTTAATAGTTTTTGCAAATATTCTAGCAACACTAGTTTTTCCAGTTCCTCTTTGTCCAGCAAATAAAAGAGCGTGACCTATTTTATTGTCACTGATTTGTTTTTTTAATATTTCAATAACATTTTTATGTCCTGCTACACTATTAAAATCTTTTGGTCTATAAACTCTATATAATGATTGTTTATTTGTTTCCATGTCTTACCTCTTAATTACTATATATATTTTACCTTATATTAAGAACTTAAACTTACAACAATAATTGTTTAGTCAATATATTAATAATTATTACTAATCATTAAAAAAGAACTCTAAAGAGTTCTAATTTAGTTCTGTTTATCATTTCGCCATCTCAAATGGTAGGCATGGCCGGTAAGAACTAAAACCACCGATATCATAAATATTCCAATCTTTATAAGCATTAGAAATATTGCATATATTATTTTAACATTTACTATCTTTTATTAGCGAAGAAATTGTTAAGGATATTTTTATATTCATCTTCTTTTGTACGATTTTTTATTTGGATTAAATTGATGTTTATATCATTAATACTATATTTGTTAGTTATTCCATATTTGATGCTGTCTACTAAAAAATAAATATCTTTAATTTTAACTTGATCAATTGCTCCATAACACATCTGGCAAGGCTCAAGAGTAGTTATTATTTTATACTCACTTAAATTCATATTATTTATTTTTTTAATAGCTAAATTAATTGCATTTATTTCAGCATGTGATGAAATATTTTTATCTTTTTGTTTAGTGTTAAAACTTAAACTAACAATATTGTTATTACTATCTACTACACAAGCACTAACCGGAATATCATCATGTGTTAATGCTTTTTTAGATTCGTTTATTAATAAATCTAATAATTGATCAAATTCTTTCATAATTCCTCCAAATAAAAAACCGTAATACAGAACACGTTTCCTTATAGCTGCTACCTTCCGGTCCTGACTCATTCAGATGTTATCCTTATTACGGCATATTTAATTATATTATTTTTCTAATTTGTTTTCAATAGGATTATTCATGGTGATTTGAACAATACTCAAATCACTTATATTCATTAAACTAGTAATCTAAGTTTAATAATTTAATTCTTCTAATTTGTTTTGCATATAATTTAGTTTTTTTGTAATCATGTTTTAAGTGTCTGATTAAGTTTTTGATATTGATTAATTCTTGTTTTTCTAAATTATATTTAGCTTTTAAATCATTAATTTGATAGTGTTTTTGATCAGCTGATAATTCTTGATTATCTAGTAATTTGATTTGATTTTCAGTTTCTAGTTTAAATTCGTTTAGTTTTTGTTTTTTAACTACAAATTCTTGTTTTAAATTATTAAGAGTATTAGTATAGTTTGTTTTTGCAGTTTCTAGATCTTGTTTAGTTTTGTAATTAATACTTGATACCATGTTTTTACGGTATATTCTAAAATCATTTTCATACTCTTTTAATTCATTGTAAATTTCTTGTTTTGTTTTGCCATTTTCAATTAAAGTATCCATTCATTTTTCTTGTTTTGCATAACTA
This genomic interval carries:
- a CDS encoding nucleoside deaminase, yielding MKEFDQLLDLLINESKKALTHDDIPVSACVVDSNNNIVSLSFNTKQKDKNISSHAEINAINLAIKKINNMNLSEYKIITTLEPCQMCYGAIDQVKIKDIYFLVDSIKYGITNKYSINDININLIQIKNRTKEDEYKNILNNFFANKR